The Oceanispirochaeta sp. genome contains the following window.
CAGACATTTATTCTTCTCCACATGGTTTAGATAGAGCATCTCTCCCCGGAGGGAGAGATAAAAATTATAGCAGAATTTTCTTCATATCCTCCAGAAGATCCGCCAGGTAGCGGATAAACCGGGCAGCCATGGCTCCGTCAATAACCCTGTGGTCGTAGGAGAGGCTGAGAGGGAGAATCAGACGGGGTTCAAATTCACTTCCATTCCACCAGGGCTGTGTGGACGAACGGGAGAGTCCCAGAATGGCGACTTCCGGCGGATTGATGATGGGCGTAAAAAAGGTTCCGCCTATCCCTCCCAAATTGGATATGGATATACCCGCTCCCTGCAGGTCTGCCGGTTTCAGCTGACCATCCCGCCCTCTGAGGGCCAGGTCTTTGATGGCCACTACAATCTCGGTGAGGTTCAACTCATCCACATCATGAATGACCGGCACCAGAAGTCCCTGGGGGGTATCCTCTGCAATTCCGATGTTATAGTAGTTTCGGAGAAAGAGCTTCTCTCCTCCGGGAGCCAGAACGGAATTAAAACGGGGGAATTCTTCTATCGTCTTGTAGAGCGCCTTGATCACAAAGGCCAGGACAGAAAATTTAACACCCTGATCCCCTTTTTGATTGAGTTCTTTCCGCCAGGTTTCCAGAGAACTGATATCAGCCTGTTCATACTGGGTGACATGAGGGATATTCACCCAGCTGGCATGGAGGTGGGGACCCGATATCTTCTGGATTCTGGTCAGTTCCAACTCAGTTACCCCACCGAACTTGGAGGGGTCTGTATAGGCCGCATGGGGAAGACCCGCTCCTGAACCGGAGCCCGAGGCTCCTGTTTTTACGAGGGCTTTTACAAAATTCTGTATGTCCTCTTTTGTCACTCTCCCCTTGGGAGCTGTGCCCTGTACTGTGGACAGATCCACTCCCAATTCCCGGGCAAAACGGCGTATGGACGGGGAGGCATGGGGCACTTTACCAGCCGGTCGATCCACTGGCTTTGCCGGTGGTGTCTGTTCTGCTGGAGCCTGTACAGTCTTAACGGGCTTTTCAGCCTCAGTTCTGGCCGGCTCAGATGCCTTGGGAGGAGCTTTTGTCTCTTCTGGTACTG
Protein-coding sequences here:
- a CDS encoding 2-oxo acid dehydrogenase subunit E2, which gives rise to MAELKEIRIPDLGTDDSVPVAEIFITLGQEVEAEEALLAMESEKAVMEIPSPFAGVIREIKVKEGDKLKTGDLIALAEVAEVESVPEETKAPPKASEPARTEAEKPVKTVQAPAEQTPPAKPVDRPAGKVPHASPSIRRFARELGVDLSTVQGTAPKGRVTKEDIQNFVKALVKTGASGSGSGAGLPHAAYTDPSKFGGVTELELTRIQKISGPHLHASWVNIPHVTQYEQADISSLETWRKELNQKGDQGVKFSVLAFVIKALYKTIEEFPRFNSVLAPGGEKLFLRNYYNIGIAEDTPQGLLVPVIHDVDELNLTEIVVAIKDLALRGRDGQLKPADLQGAGISISNLGGIGGTFFTPIINPPEVAILGLSRSSTQPWWNGSEFEPRLILPLSLSYDHRVIDGAMAARFIRYLADLLEDMKKILL